The following coding sequences lie in one Danio rerio strain Tuebingen ecotype United States chromosome 3, GRCz12tu, whole genome shotgun sequence genomic window:
- the prcd gene encoding photoreceptor disk component PRCD yields MCTTIMVLSTIAVLLRRMFINRVKPQPDVNGTMEKPQENDTTDSQNRTKEL; encoded by the exons ATGTGCACCACCATCATGGTCCTGAGCACCATCGCTGTCCTGCTGCGGCGGATGTTCATCAACCGCGTCAAAcc TCAGCCAGATGTGAACGGCACAATGGAAAAACCGCAGGAAAACGACACGACGGACTCACAGAACAGAACTAAAGAGCTTTAA